Proteins from a genomic interval of Lacticaseibacillus pabuli:
- a CDS encoding Eco57I restriction-modification methylase domain-containing protein translates to MKDADLINSLQGDEASIKAVATYLQYSVGKNPVDPTSDWRILFSDKTPDHGKGVIALRCEPDLKLHSKTIDVRRLYKKVEELKQALTTSFDVLVVGFVGVGRVVFFPFMNGNRDMRLDLNEDTITKQMYATNFQLMGNANLAVTEDEFGFGDYKLSLDIQKIFKRELTSTFLLMVKFYRKKLSELITSTSLKQALMPLVTENTKAFLVKDDLANLVQQESYTAVLSTVVDTIILRQLMRRFLEGYYGLEAFEVSGISLGVGSGTLDAAIKKAVQVAISTPDDTELKKINQKHKALQTMSELDLFTGLFDDEELSATAQVGKMSASQKLDIQKLTEHAREQYAAVYAGDLFSGSVGEVATTIEKQMASQYPEFVTKMWVDTSSDQFSFRYEDMAPESLEKQYESSMSENVQIMLNQQGQPTVYYGDDKQEQKQKGAYYTDQRLVDYIVDQTVEKEFMARYNQLKATIQQNDSESLVETAINHLLAIKVVDMTCGGGSFLRGAFLKLASKHELLAGLNLDSELLTSYPMFESGEHGECLWEEYLLDHVIYGVDIDYKAVTIASLTLTLSSLQHRDANKPLPNLVGRTLIHQNSLMNTVPFKKRDEAFTPLKREIAALRRAKLNNDASYETKRVKLQEQVAHFAESTLGDQALLLSAECLEINLPEVFFKEDGTLDPRGGFTCVVGNPPWETWKPNSDEFYSQYDSEYLALKNAKQKKQRQRQLQEKFPAIENRWAEYSSRMAAGSNFLRDDNNFQYQSWIVDGRKTSSDLNLYKVAVERFYQCLQAGGRMGILIPDNLATDLGSTGLRHLLFEHGQVTEYLSFENRQKIFEEVDSRTKFSVLITSRVEPAAPTFKAFFYKHSLDALNDDSEKLNYAMADVRKNQELLSLVEPRTQAQFDVYHKMTTRFPLFGETKPFKLGNDFHRTNDSEYFTTDSTASIYPLYEGKTFDQFTILYQPTEFATTEGVMKKVDPDQKEWRIAIRSVASATNKRSLIATLLPPNAVATHSVNIQKRADETTLYNKLFYVGLLNSFVMDYYLRLLISMNITQSFIKQAPIPKPEMFKDADTIVSLCLSLLQRDENVKNVYDALELKHVGIRQGNRDSLLANLNARVAIEFGLSRDDLITLLQTFESPKHKKSVQAEAQRIINCYDNLKKTGITNE, encoded by the coding sequence ATGAAAGATGCGGATTTAATTAATAGCCTTCAAGGTGACGAGGCTTCAATTAAGGCGGTTGCAACATACCTTCAATATTCTGTCGGGAAGAATCCGGTTGACCCAACGAGCGACTGGCGGATCTTATTTTCTGATAAGACGCCTGATCATGGCAAAGGGGTCATTGCCTTACGTTGCGAACCTGATTTGAAGTTGCATTCAAAGACGATAGACGTGCGCCGCCTATACAAGAAAGTTGAGGAACTTAAGCAGGCGTTGACGACTAGCTTTGATGTGCTGGTTGTCGGCTTTGTCGGTGTAGGGCGCGTCGTATTCTTCCCGTTTATGAACGGCAACCGAGATATGCGTCTGGATCTGAACGAAGATACGATTACTAAGCAGATGTATGCCACTAACTTCCAATTGATGGGCAATGCCAATCTTGCGGTTACGGAAGACGAATTTGGTTTTGGCGACTATAAGCTCAGTCTGGATATTCAAAAAATCTTTAAGCGAGAATTAACCTCAACATTTCTGTTGATGGTGAAGTTCTATCGTAAGAAGCTGTCTGAACTGATTACTAGCACCTCATTGAAGCAAGCGCTCATGCCATTGGTTACCGAGAACACAAAGGCGTTTTTGGTGAAGGATGACTTGGCTAATTTGGTCCAACAAGAATCCTATACTGCTGTGCTTTCGACGGTTGTTGATACCATAATCTTACGTCAGCTGATGCGTCGTTTCTTAGAAGGTTATTACGGATTAGAAGCTTTTGAAGTGAGCGGAATTTCACTTGGTGTCGGTAGTGGCACGTTGGATGCAGCGATTAAGAAAGCTGTCCAAGTCGCGATTAGTACGCCCGATGATACGGAGCTGAAGAAAATCAACCAGAAACACAAAGCACTCCAGACGATGAGTGAATTGGATTTGTTTACTGGCTTATTTGATGACGAGGAACTGAGCGCAACCGCGCAGGTTGGCAAGATGAGTGCCAGTCAAAAATTGGACATTCAGAAGCTGACGGAGCACGCACGTGAGCAATATGCTGCGGTGTACGCTGGCGATCTCTTTTCGGGTAGCGTCGGAGAGGTTGCGACTACCATTGAAAAGCAAATGGCGAGTCAGTATCCAGAATTTGTGACAAAAATGTGGGTAGATACTTCCTCTGATCAATTCTCTTTCCGCTATGAAGATATGGCGCCAGAATCTCTTGAGAAGCAGTATGAAAGCTCAATGTCTGAGAACGTTCAGATCATGCTTAATCAACAAGGACAGCCGACGGTATACTATGGCGATGACAAACAGGAGCAAAAGCAAAAGGGCGCGTATTACACCGATCAGCGCCTGGTTGACTATATCGTAGACCAGACCGTAGAAAAGGAATTCATGGCCCGCTACAACCAGCTTAAAGCTACAATCCAGCAGAATGATTCTGAATCTCTGGTGGAGACTGCAATCAATCACTTGCTAGCGATCAAAGTGGTAGACATGACCTGTGGTGGTGGCTCGTTTCTTCGTGGTGCGTTTCTAAAGCTTGCGAGTAAGCATGAATTATTGGCCGGACTGAATCTCGACTCTGAACTACTCACCAGCTATCCGATGTTCGAATCCGGGGAACACGGTGAATGTTTGTGGGAAGAATATCTGCTTGATCACGTGATTTACGGTGTGGATATTGACTATAAGGCGGTTACCATTGCTTCGCTGACATTAACCCTGTCCTCACTTCAACATCGTGACGCCAACAAGCCTCTGCCTAATTTGGTCGGTAGAACGTTGATCCACCAGAACTCATTGATGAACACCGTACCATTCAAAAAACGCGATGAAGCATTTACACCACTCAAACGTGAGATTGCAGCACTTCGTCGAGCCAAGTTGAATAATGACGCCAGCTATGAAACAAAGCGGGTAAAGTTGCAGGAACAAGTAGCGCATTTCGCTGAATCGACGCTCGGTGATCAAGCGCTCCTCTTGAGCGCGGAATGCTTAGAAATCAATTTACCGGAAGTCTTCTTCAAAGAAGATGGCACACTTGATCCTCGTGGTGGATTCACCTGTGTGGTGGGTAATCCGCCTTGGGAAACTTGGAAGCCGAACTCTGATGAATTTTATAGCCAGTACGACTCGGAATACTTGGCGCTTAAGAACGCCAAACAGAAAAAGCAACGCCAGAGGCAACTGCAAGAAAAATTCCCTGCAATCGAAAATCGGTGGGCGGAGTACTCTTCACGAATGGCTGCGGGCTCTAACTTCCTGCGTGATGACAATAACTTTCAATATCAAAGCTGGATTGTTGATGGACGTAAAACGTCAAGTGATCTTAACTTATACAAAGTGGCCGTTGAACGATTCTATCAGTGTTTGCAAGCTGGTGGTCGTATGGGTATCTTAATTCCAGATAATCTAGCGACAGATCTTGGTTCCACTGGATTGCGGCACCTCTTGTTTGAACATGGCCAAGTAACAGAATACTTATCATTTGAAAACCGACAGAAGATTTTTGAGGAGGTAGATAGCCGCACTAAATTTTCGGTCTTAATTACGAGTCGTGTTGAACCAGCGGCGCCAACGTTCAAAGCATTCTTTTACAAACATAGTCTGGACGCATTAAACGATGACAGCGAGAAGCTGAATTACGCAATGGCAGACGTGCGAAAGAACCAAGAATTGTTGTCGTTAGTGGAGCCAAGGACACAAGCACAGTTTGACGTTTATCATAAGATGACGACGCGGTTTCCATTATTTGGAGAAACTAAACCCTTCAAATTGGGTAACGATTTTCACCGAACTAATGACTCGGAGTACTTCACAACTGATTCGACGGCCTCAATCTATCCGCTTTACGAAGGCAAGACCTTCGATCAGTTTACGATCTTATATCAGCCGACTGAATTCGCGACAACCGAAGGCGTGATGAAGAAGGTCGATCCAGATCAGAAAGAATGGCGAATTGCTATTCGAAGTGTAGCATCCGCGACAAATAAACGATCTCTCATCGCAACACTATTACCGCCGAATGCAGTTGCAACACATAGCGTCAATATTCAAAAACGGGCCGATGAAACGACGCTATATAACAAATTGTTCTACGTAGGATTACTAAACTCCTTTGTTATGGATTACTACTTGCGCTTACTAATTAGTATGAATATAACGCAGTCATTTATTAAACAGGCGCCTATTCCAAAACCTGAGATGTTCAAAGATGCAGATACTATTGTATCCCTATGCTTATCATTGTTACAACGTGATGAAAACGTCAAAAATGTCTATGACGCACTGGAACTGAAGCATGTTGGTATAAGGCAGGGGAATCGAGATTCACTGTTGGCAAATTTGAATGCAAGAGTTGCAATCGAGTTTGGACTATCGCGTGATGATCTCATAACCCTCCTTCAGACTTTTGAGTCACCGAAGCATAAGAAATCAGTTCAAGCCGAGGCACAAAGAATCATTAATTGCTACGATAATCTTAAGAAGACGGGTATTACAAATGAGTGA
- a CDS encoding helicase-related protein, with protein MSEIKDLYTKRVIDNRNIKMVDAIKELLGKADVHSLDVAVGYFYLSGLLLIKDEFIRFMTEQQGHFSILMGNETNHATQQLLAAKDANENYFEQLPEIINQDTMTVSDTDFLRQVGQWINQRRIEVKVYTGEANYFHAKSYLFCQSAEGFDGYALVGSSNFSRNGLEGNTELNVMSRDTFPVLKEWFDTIWQSDEVEPYDEKLIAAIEQKVPMLANERSYQTVTETYHDYATLFGVPYADLDANLPWVKMLYPHQQSGVVEISDKLNTFGTAVLSDGVGLGKTRTTAGIIRQSLDQGTIHQVLLIADSKLATQWVEEMATVGVHQNCFQQMTRQRFTLLKKPELDLLAKQYDMIVIDEAHLGFKSRKAKAYAHLQYVFETSGEKIKGLLLTATPWNNSREDVLNLGSLFLSVDRIPSDRKYRDIFQFGNTGKAIRELANDNEAFNQFWDDLFLQRTRKTYGGKSVEYAEREFPAIEIPYEPRKNQLFGENFERIAGLNFAYMDPMRYVGDSRNQVGVDRLKMILLKRADSSWRAYHDSLTSIVNKLEKLASQLDGIQHSTKQAPYLRTFLANAYKLDDYNEQKLGGLREAFYGQDPDEGLDDAESNDLLPSEERSNQQKRRYFNKISAQVQSVNERTAKRAVAKMAQDTVQDLTILKPLLQDLETAYANRDEKLEGVKQNLLEELSQGRKVIVISSFKTTTEYYFTQLKRMPEFNEDKIGLVTGGDAANFIGGQEVSRKEILDRFSPRSKNRVDLIDSPEEINLLIGTDTISTGQNLQDAQVIMNLDLPYNPMILEQRIGRIDRPRDVSKTKSIYVYTFPVYQTIDAELKMSERLGKKMEGVMEDTQFDNAVLPNAEYMNFLKQAKAAKGNAVKKMLDDTVQKTVVKAGLSSEKHSEQYQAANRRMYDAKVEPIVRTKEPVIPKVSFASGAMHGVAVLQLTFNDVNQASLARKNIVVDLTNVDNDSVTNGEQQLHDALNTGIDGTSQLNENTAKLSVSKLDAVFRQVLEREVAKYNQAMRQSEGAIGALKDRVAEQTAKAIEESVRNASNRTMIMNKIQEAGLTPKIVGKLTQNIRTIDQDSPLYDDVVEISHDVNLFWLNFGYYADQFDLENIELTGKRQLSRMDVRLADGEQSKYELLLANVRIY; from the coding sequence ATGAGTGAAATCAAAGACTTGTACACAAAGCGCGTCATTGATAACCGAAACATTAAGATGGTTGATGCGATTAAGGAGCTGCTCGGTAAGGCGGATGTCCATTCGCTTGATGTTGCCGTCGGCTACTTTTATTTGAGTGGCTTGTTGTTGATCAAAGATGAATTTATCCGGTTCATGACAGAGCAGCAAGGACATTTCAGCATTTTGATGGGCAATGAAACTAATCACGCCACTCAGCAGTTACTTGCGGCTAAAGACGCGAATGAGAATTACTTTGAGCAGCTGCCGGAAATCATTAACCAGGATACGATGACAGTCTCAGATACTGACTTCTTGCGTCAGGTTGGTCAGTGGATCAACCAACGCCGGATTGAGGTCAAAGTCTACACTGGCGAGGCGAATTACTTTCATGCCAAAAGTTACTTATTCTGTCAGAGTGCCGAGGGGTTTGATGGGTATGCACTTGTAGGATCTTCTAATTTTTCACGCAATGGGCTGGAGGGTAACACAGAACTAAACGTGATGAGCCGTGATACTTTTCCTGTCCTGAAAGAATGGTTTGATACCATCTGGCAGTCCGATGAAGTTGAACCATATGATGAAAAGCTGATTGCGGCAATCGAGCAGAAAGTGCCAATGTTAGCGAATGAGCGGTCATATCAGACTGTTACTGAGACTTACCATGACTATGCGACTCTGTTTGGTGTTCCGTATGCCGATCTCGATGCTAACCTACCTTGGGTGAAAATGCTGTATCCGCATCAGCAATCCGGTGTAGTGGAGATCAGCGACAAGCTGAACACGTTCGGAACCGCGGTGTTGTCTGACGGTGTGGGGTTAGGTAAGACACGAACGACTGCCGGAATTATTCGTCAAAGTTTGGATCAAGGGACTATTCATCAAGTGCTACTGATTGCCGATAGTAAGCTAGCGACTCAGTGGGTTGAGGAAATGGCCACTGTTGGCGTTCATCAGAATTGCTTCCAGCAGATGACCCGTCAACGCTTCACTCTGCTCAAGAAGCCTGAGCTTGATTTACTGGCTAAGCAATACGACATGATTGTCATTGATGAGGCTCACTTGGGCTTTAAGTCGCGCAAAGCCAAGGCCTATGCGCATCTTCAATATGTATTTGAAACTAGCGGCGAAAAAATAAAAGGATTGTTGCTAACTGCCACGCCTTGGAACAATTCTCGCGAAGATGTGTTGAATTTAGGGAGTTTATTCTTGTCTGTTGATCGTATTCCAAGTGATCGAAAATACCGGGACATCTTTCAGTTTGGCAATACTGGTAAAGCGATTCGGGAATTGGCGAACGATAATGAGGCGTTCAATCAATTCTGGGATGATCTGTTTCTTCAACGGACCCGTAAGACTTATGGTGGTAAATCAGTTGAATACGCTGAACGTGAGTTTCCAGCAATCGAGATTCCATATGAGCCGCGTAAGAATCAACTTTTTGGGGAGAACTTTGAGCGCATCGCCGGACTGAATTTTGCGTACATGGATCCGATGCGCTACGTCGGTGATTCACGCAATCAGGTTGGGGTAGACCGTCTCAAGATGATCTTACTTAAGCGCGCCGATTCGAGCTGGCGGGCATACCATGATTCTCTAACCAGCATTGTCAACAAGTTGGAGAAGCTAGCTAGCCAGTTGGACGGTATTCAACATTCAACCAAGCAAGCACCGTATCTGAGAACCTTCCTGGCGAATGCCTATAAACTAGATGATTATAATGAACAGAAACTTGGGGGCCTACGCGAGGCATTCTACGGGCAAGATCCCGACGAAGGGCTGGATGACGCCGAATCGAACGACCTGCTACCAAGCGAAGAACGCTCCAATCAGCAGAAACGTCGCTATTTCAATAAAATTAGTGCGCAAGTGCAATCTGTCAATGAACGTACTGCCAAGCGGGCTGTCGCAAAGATGGCGCAAGACACGGTGCAGGATTTAACGATTCTAAAGCCCTTATTACAAGATCTCGAAACGGCCTACGCTAACCGTGATGAGAAACTGGAAGGCGTCAAGCAGAACTTACTTGAAGAGCTCTCTCAGGGCCGTAAAGTAATTGTAATCTCTAGCTTTAAGACCACAACTGAGTATTATTTCACTCAGTTAAAGCGAATGCCCGAGTTCAATGAAGACAAAATTGGGCTGGTTACTGGCGGTGATGCGGCCAACTTTATCGGTGGCCAGGAAGTCTCACGTAAGGAGATTCTGGACCGCTTCTCGCCCCGTTCTAAGAACCGGGTGGATCTGATTGATTCTCCTGAAGAAATCAATCTTCTGATCGGCACGGATACTATCTCAACTGGGCAAAACTTGCAGGATGCGCAAGTTATCATGAATCTCGATCTACCATACAACCCGATGATACTTGAGCAACGGATTGGGCGAATTGATCGACCGCGTGACGTTTCAAAAACAAAATCTATCTACGTCTATACCTTCCCGGTCTATCAGACTATTGATGCAGAGCTCAAGATGAGTGAACGCTTGGGTAAGAAGATGGAAGGTGTCATGGAAGACACGCAGTTCGACAACGCGGTCTTACCGAATGCCGAGTACATGAATTTTCTTAAGCAAGCCAAAGCAGCCAAAGGTAACGCCGTTAAGAAAATGCTGGATGATACGGTGCAGAAGACTGTGGTTAAGGCTGGTCTGAGTTCAGAAAAACATTCTGAACAATACCAGGCTGCCAACCGCCGGATGTACGATGCCAAGGTTGAACCGATTGTCCGCACTAAGGAGCCGGTTATTCCAAAGGTTAGTTTTGCTTCCGGCGCGATGCATGGTGTTGCCGTTTTGCAATTAACCTTCAATGATGTCAATCAGGCATCGCTGGCCAGAAAAAATATCGTGGTTGATCTAACCAATGTTGACAACGACAGCGTGACTAATGGGGAGCAACAGCTTCATGATGCATTGAACACTGGCATCGATGGGACGTCCCAATTGAATGAAAATACCGCAAAACTAAGTGTGTCCAAGTTGGATGCTGTCTTTCGTCAAGTTCTTGAGCGTGAGGTTGCCAAGTATAATCAAGCAATGAGACAGTCTGAAGGTGCGATTGGCGCACTGAAAGATCGCGTTGCGGAACAAACCGCTAAAGCGATTGAGGAGAGCGTTCGTAATGCTTCTAATCGCACAATGATTATGAACAAAATCCAAGAGGCCGGCTTAACACCTAAGATTGTCGGCAAACTGACTCAGAATATACGCACTATCGATCAGGATAGTCCGCTGTATGATGATGTGGTTGAAATCAGCCATGATGTGAATTTGTTCTGGTTGAACTTTGGTTATTACGCTGACCAGTTTGATTTGGAGAACATTGAGTTGACTGGGAAACGACAGTTAAGTCGGATGGACGTCAGGCTGGCTGATGGTGAACAGTCGAAGTATGAGTTGTTGTTGGCAAATGTGAGAATTTATTAG
- a CDS encoding IS1380 family transposase yields MLRLRATSLQCNPHLSVINDAGQLSNDAGMILPIEFTNRIHLKNLIRNTIFFNDERKFAKISFVDLFEFTLMLRIAGYCTDSAANTWRQDPAIRTALGECGVASQASISRFIASLTQDNLVEIQNLLLKLADVVLKDPSRTEMILDIDSTHSDTFGHQEHATYNGHYSANGYHPLLVFDDATGLLLGAQLRPGNVYTSSDADTFIAPILDHLKALRPDMNITVRGDSGFAKPEFYAACAKRSVKFIVRLKKNNRINELTTTATQATEMTTDFQSEDHELDYQVKTWADNYRVIVHSESKAESFLWDHHTWLVTNDTKIPCETLITRYRQRGRVEDLIKELKAGFAFDKTDSHSFTMNAARALISAVAYNIVQPFKLILIPFDARKTIATLHFELLHVTGKITNHAHRIVLHLASSQVFSGFIGNVLNDILQM; encoded by the coding sequence ATGCTTAGACTACGCGCAACTTCACTTCAATGCAATCCTCATTTATCTGTTATCAACGACGCCGGACAATTATCCAATGATGCTGGAATGATACTACCAATTGAATTTACCAATCGGATCCACCTCAAAAACTTGATTCGTAATACGATTTTCTTTAATGATGAGCGAAAATTTGCCAAGATCTCTTTCGTAGATCTATTTGAATTTACGCTTATGCTCCGGATTGCCGGTTATTGCACTGACTCTGCGGCAAATACTTGGCGTCAGGATCCTGCTATTAGGACTGCTTTAGGTGAGTGTGGTGTGGCCTCTCAAGCTTCTATTTCACGTTTCATCGCAAGCCTGACTCAAGATAATCTGGTTGAAATCCAAAACCTGTTGCTGAAACTGGCTGATGTGGTCCTTAAAGATCCTTCACGCACTGAAATGATCCTTGATATCGACTCCACACACTCGGATACCTTCGGCCATCAAGAACACGCAACCTATAACGGTCATTATTCAGCTAATGGCTATCATCCTCTGCTGGTTTTTGATGATGCCACCGGGCTTTTACTAGGTGCGCAGTTGCGCCCGGGTAACGTCTATACCAGTAGCGATGCTGATACGTTCATCGCCCCGATCCTTGATCATCTTAAAGCCTTACGCCCTGATATGAACATCACAGTCCGCGGTGATTCAGGCTTTGCCAAGCCAGAGTTTTATGCAGCCTGTGCCAAGCGCAGTGTTAAATTTATTGTCCGGCTGAAGAAGAATAACCGCATTAACGAACTCACCACAACGGCAACTCAAGCCACTGAGATGACGACTGATTTTCAAAGTGAAGACCACGAACTGGACTATCAAGTTAAAACTTGGGCGGATAATTATCGCGTGATCGTGCATTCTGAAAGTAAGGCTGAGTCTTTTCTTTGGGACCATCATACTTGGTTGGTCACTAATGATACGAAGATTCCGTGTGAAACATTGATCACCCGCTATCGTCAACGCGGAAGAGTCGAAGATCTGATCAAAGAATTGAAAGCCGGTTTTGCTTTCGACAAGACTGACAGTCACTCGTTTACGATGAACGCTGCTAGGGCCTTGATCAGTGCTGTTGCTTACAACATCGTTCAACCATTCAAACTCATTTTGATACCTTTTGACGCACGAAAGACAATCGCAACCTTGCACTTTGAATTGCTCCATGTTACGGGTAAGATCACGAATCACGCGCACCGAATCGTCCTACATTTAGCTTCAAGCCAAGTTTTTAGTGGCTTTATAGGCAATGTGTTGAACGATATTTTGCAAATGTGA
- a CDS encoding DUF1304 domain-containing protein produces MLFVKDMFVLLVAVEALLIMLLEMFGTQTKMARKAFDLSKGYLATKEAKSSMANQGLYNGFIGVGLLYARYGLSGGASYHVQILFVGFVVLAAAFGSLTANKKIIFTQGSPAIVALFLLIFVH; encoded by the coding sequence ATGCTATTTGTAAAGGATATGTTCGTGCTACTAGTCGCCGTTGAGGCATTGCTGATAATGCTTCTCGAGATGTTTGGCACCCAAACAAAAATGGCCCGTAAGGCTTTTGACTTGTCAAAAGGATATCTTGCCACCAAAGAAGCCAAATCATCGATGGCAAACCAAGGACTATATAATGGATTCATCGGTGTAGGCTTGTTATATGCTCGATATGGGCTCAGTGGTGGTGCCTCCTACCACGTTCAGATTTTATTCGTGGGTTTTGTCGTGCTTGCTGCCGCTTTTGGATCACTGACAGCTAACAAGAAAATCATATTTACACAGGGTAGTCCCGCAATCGTAGCGCTTTTTCTGCTTATATTTGTACACTGA
- the mscL gene encoding large-conductance mechanosensitive channel protein MscL, giving the protein MIKEFRDFIMRGNVLDLAVGVIIGGAFTAVVTSLTKNLINPIISMFVGKADLSKLYFTILNAKFTYGSFLNDVINFLITAFVVFLIVKTVNRIMPSKKPDAPVVSKEELLLTQIRDLLRNSK; this is encoded by the coding sequence ATGATTAAAGAATTTAGAGACTTCATTATGCGTGGCAACGTTCTAGATCTTGCAGTAGGTGTCATTATTGGCGGTGCGTTCACCGCCGTTGTAACTTCCCTGACCAAAAACTTGATCAACCCAATTATTTCTATGTTTGTAGGTAAGGCTGATTTAAGTAAGCTATATTTTACAATTTTGAACGCAAAATTTACGTATGGCAGCTTTCTTAACGACGTCATTAACTTCTTGATCACTGCTTTTGTAGTCTTTCTTATTGTCAAGACGGTTAATCGTATTATGCCGTCTAAGAAACCTGATGCTCCTGTTGTTTCGAAGGAAGAACTCTTACTTACACAGATTCGCGATTTACTGCGCAATTCAAAATGA
- a CDS encoding GlsB/YeaQ/YmgE family stress response membrane protein, producing the protein MHFIWSLIVGAIIGAIAGAITSKGKSMGWIANIIAGLIGSSIGEALLGHWGPKLAGMAIIPSIVGAVIVVAVVSFFVGRSKD; encoded by the coding sequence ATGCACTTCATTTGGTCACTAATTGTTGGCGCAATAATCGGTGCTATTGCTGGCGCTATTACAAGCAAAGGAAAATCGATGGGTTGGATTGCAAATATTATTGCTGGGCTCATCGGATCATCTATTGGTGAAGCACTACTCGGCCATTGGGGTCCTAAACTTGCTGGTATGGCAATAATTCCATCGATAGTTGGCGCAGTGATTGTCGTAGCGGTTGTATCATTCTTTGTTGGTAGATCTAAAGATTGA
- a CDS encoding helix-turn-helix domain-containing protein codes for MIKNDQPKDKIIDVARKLFASRGFEATTTRMINKAAGTS; via the coding sequence ATGATTAAAAACGACCAACCAAAGGATAAAATTATTGATGTGGCTCGCAAACTGTTTGCTAGTCGCGGTTTTGAGGCAACGACGACACGAATGATTAATAAAGCGGCAGGGACTTCGTAG
- a CDS encoding helix-turn-helix domain-containing protein: protein MSRSKFTALEKLKLLEEFKESDLPRATFERQHGIGKDSLKRWSLRYERDGLEGLEEARKNIHYSKELKETVVFAYLNGEGTLENLANKYGLRNVAQAKTWLDTYNGDKPLTASPSRKQVPTMRKKTTFEERIEVVEYVVKHKHSYTEAAKHFQVSYQQARSWVLKAKNGGYEALVDNRGHHKDESELTDLDKANLRIRQLEAELKDKELVEQFAKKLLELQRKG from the coding sequence ATGTCCAGATCTAAGTTCACGGCTCTTGAGAAACTTAAATTGCTCGAGGAATTTAAGGAGTCGGATTTACCCAGAGCCACTTTTGAAAGACAACATGGCATTGGTAAGGACTCACTTAAACGTTGGTCGCTGCGTTACGAACGAGATGGCCTTGAAGGATTGGAGGAAGCAAGGAAGAATATTCACTACAGCAAGGAATTAAAGGAAACTGTTGTCTTTGCCTATCTGAATGGCGAAGGTACGCTAGAGAACTTGGCAAACAAGTATGGATTACGCAACGTTGCTCAAGCAAAGACGTGGCTTGATACGTATAATGGAGACAAACCTTTGACGGCATCGCCGTCCAGAAAGCAGGTCCCCACTATGCGTAAGAAGACAACTTTCGAAGAGCGAATCGAAGTCGTTGAGTATGTGGTAAAACACAAGCACTCATACACTGAAGCCGCTAAGCATTTTCAAGTTTCATATCAACAAGCACGGTCTTGGGTGCTTAAGGCAAAGAATGGCGGTTATGAGGCTCTCGTTGATAATCGTGGCCACCACAAAGATGAGTCAGAACTAACTGATCTCGATAAAGCAAACCTTCGTATTCGCCAGCTCGAAGCTGAGCTCAAAGACAAAGAATTGGTGGAACAATTCGCAAAAAAATTGCTGGAACTCCAGCGCAAGGGGTGA
- a CDS encoding DDE-type integrase/transposase/recombinase, whose amino-acid sequence MNKQHRQAYLAIKETSQGKRGAVTKLLAVVGVSRQAYYKGLKREETAWEARDRRLKERTQHWFDFHHQGIGAGNLLVNLQHDESITFEVTHKMVRRVMRELGLKCQIRVKKHSRQKASEQYIQDNVLNQNFDTDAPNKVWLSDSTELRFGPNGEYKIRLSGVLDLYGRLLLSHHLSVTETSAAEIEVFQRAFDSVGAVHPLIHTDRGSAYTSGAFNNFLARYDVTRSMSRPGTPFDA is encoded by the coding sequence GTGAATAAACAACATCGACAGGCCTACCTCGCAATTAAAGAGACCAGTCAAGGCAAGCGCGGTGCAGTTACCAAGTTATTAGCTGTTGTCGGAGTAAGCCGGCAGGCTTACTACAAAGGATTAAAGCGAGAAGAAACGGCTTGGGAAGCCCGCGATCGTCGGCTCAAGGAACGGACACAACACTGGTTTGATTTCCATCATCAAGGTATTGGTGCTGGAAATCTGTTAGTCAACCTTCAGCATGACGAGTCAATTACTTTTGAAGTTACTCATAAAATGGTTCGACGAGTGATGCGAGAACTTGGATTGAAATGCCAAATTCGAGTTAAAAAACACAGTCGCCAAAAAGCTAGTGAGCAATACATCCAAGACAATGTCTTAAACCAAAATTTTGATACGGATGCGCCTAATAAAGTCTGGTTGTCCGACTCGACCGAACTGAGATTTGGTCCAAACGGCGAATATAAAATTCGGTTGAGTGGCGTTCTTGATCTCTATGGACGACTTCTCTTGTCACACCATCTTAGCGTCACTGAAACTTCAGCTGCGGAAATCGAAGTGTTCCAACGTGCATTTGATAGTGTCGGAGCCGTTCATCCATTGATTCATACGGATCGCGGCTCAGCTTACACTTCTGGCGCCTTCAATAATTTTCTTGCACGTTACGATGTAACTCGTAGCATGTCTCGTCCGGGCACGCCATTCGATGCCTAA